A section of the Hemibagrus wyckioides isolate EC202008001 linkage group LG04, SWU_Hwy_1.0, whole genome shotgun sequence genome encodes:
- the cog8 gene encoding conserved oligomeric Golgi complex subunit 8: protein MAAVDVEDESILVSVFKDSFPENWRENPDFATYLLELSSYGVEKLNREPERLSEERAQILQQTRELAFSNYKTFIRTADCTKEIYRDFGRVEGSLSKLLDKLPSFGEKCRGFVKEAEEIGASRRMNSLTLNRHTEILEILEIPQLMDTCVRNGYYEEALELAVYVKRLEKKHSSLPVIQGIVNEVRQSAQLMLNQLLQQLRSNSQLPVCLRVIGYLRRMDIFTEAELRVKFLQARGSWLRSMLAAIPDEDPYVHITKTVEACRVHLFDIITQYRAIFSDEDPLLPVAEQAVNEGTIFHGWVVQQISHFLQTLERDLERGVGSRLDSLLGQCMYFGLSFSRVGADFRGQLAPMFQRVAMETFGKAVKEAVDKFKEDMNLYTLISLPSMLGNTIPAMPAGVQPGTLQPPMRLLDFPPLACFLNNILTAFNDLRLCCPIGLAEDVARCVEDALVKVTKLILVFHRAEESAFSSRERELFIQFCCAFAEDMVPFINRCLQVLFPPAQLAQILGVPASQIHKHGNVGCVNVSAVLEPLDFVLPKREPVSPALDLSVELSSLSTTEPEPLAPTEPSFSEKPPEEAPEPGAEPDLNIQHPQEAEPSHDSAEPRTNNVDMEQNDAGDVTLTSADDQSLQH, encoded by the exons ATGGCGGCTGTAGACGTGGAAGACGAGAGTATTTTGGTGTCTGTGTTTAAAGACAGCTTTCCGGAGAACTGGAGAGAAAACCCGGACTTCGCGACGTATCTGCTGGAGCTGAGTTCTTACGGGGTCGAGAAGTTGAACCGTGAGCCGGAGCGCCTGTCCGAGGAGCGAGCGCAAATCCTGCAGCAGACGCGCGAGCTCGCCTTCTCCAACTACAAGACGTTCATCCGCACCGCCGACTGCACCAAGGAGATCTACCGAGACTTCGGCCGTGTGGAGGGCAGCTTATCCAAACTCCTCGATAAACTGCCGAGCTTCGGAGAGAAATGCAG AGGCTTTGTGAAAGAAGCAGAAGAAATCGGGGCGAGTCGGCGGATGAACAGCCTGACTCTAAATCGCCACACGGAGATCCTGGAGATTCTCGAAATCCCGCAGCTGATGGACACCTGCGTTCGGAACGGCTACTACGAGGAGGCGCTGGAGCTCGCCGTCTATGTCAAGCGACTTGAGAAAAAGCACTCGTCACTTCCTGTGATCCAG GGCATCGTAAATGAGGTGCGTCAGTCGGCCCAGCTCATGCTGAACCAGCTCCTCCAGCAGCTGCGCAGTAACTCTCAGCTCCCTGTGTGTCTGCGCGTGATTGGCTACCTGCGCAGGATGGACATCTTCACCGAGGCGGAGCTGCGTGTGAAGTTCCTGCAAGCGCGCGGCAGCTGGCTGCGTTCCATGCTGGCCGCCATTCCTGACGAAGACCCCTACGTTCACATCACCAAAACCGTCGAGGCTTGCCGAGTCCACCTCTTCGACATCATCACTCAGTACCGCGCCATCTTCTCGGACGAGGACCCGCTGCTGCCCGTTGCTGAGCAGGCCGTCAACGAGGGCACCATTTTCCATGGCTGGGTGGTGCAACAGATCTCGCACTTCCTGCAGACGCTGGAACGGGATCTGGAGCGCGGTGTGGGAAGCCGTTTGGACTCCCTGCTCGGCCAGTGCATGTATTTCGGCTTGTCTTTCAGCCGCGTGGGCGCAGATTTCCGTGGGCAGCTCGCACCCATGTTCCAGCGCGTCGCCATGGAGACGTTCGGCAAAGCCGTTAAAGAAGCCGTGGACAAATTCAAGGAGGATATGAATCTGTACACGCTCATTTCCCTGCCGTCGATGCTCGGGAACACCATCCCGGCCATGCCCGCCGGTGTCCAGCCCGGAACTCTCCAGCCCCCCATGCGTTTGTTGGACTTTCCTCCGTTAGCCTGCTTCCTGAACAACATCTTAACGGCCTTCAATGACCTGCGGCTCTGTTGCCCCATCGGATTAGCTGAAGATGTTGCCAGATGTGTCGAGGATGCCCTTGTGAAG GTGACCAAACTGATCCTGGTGTTCCACCGAGCGGAGGAGTCGGCCTTCAGCAGCCGCGAGCGCGAGTTATTCATTCAGTTCTGCTGCGCCTTTGCCGAGGACATGGTGCCCTTCATCAACCGGTGTCTCCAGGTTCTCTTCCCACCGGCGCAGCTCGCACAGATCCTTG GCGTCCCCGCAAGCCAAATACACAAACACGGCAACGTCGGCTGCGTGAACGTGAGCGCCGTGCTGGAACCTCTAGACTTCGTCCTGCCTAAGAGAGAACCCGTGTCCCCGGCGCTGGACCTGTCCGTCGAGCTGAGCAGCTTGAGCACTACTGAACCAGAACCTCTGGCTCCAACCGAACCTTCGTTTTCAGAGAAACCTCCTGAAGAGGCACCAGAACCTGGAGCGGAACCGGACCTCAACATCCAGCACCCTCAGGAAGCAGAACCTTCCCATGATTCAGCAGAACCCAGAACAAACAATGTGGACATGGAGCAGAACGATGCAGGAGACGTGACCCTGACCAGCGCAGATGACCAGTCACTACAGCACTAA
- the nob1 gene encoding RNA-binding protein NOB1 isoform X2, giving the protein MVASMVEHVVADAGAFLKNAALHEIGKNIYTLKDVVNEIRDKQTKKNLAFLPYKLNFKEPFPEHLRFVTEFAKKTGDYPSLSATDIKVLALTYQLELENCGAAHLKKEPAVQVEVRSTQRHPEAPVNIAGFHLPSKKSSASSATDDQQPAASSEHPAAESVEFNSFQFWRDPIPSIDDDLLKLLDDSESSVADVQRDMTSREAQTAESSEFNSFQFWRDPLPSIDEELLKLVDVTEKVQRVDLTRNKEHEDDDGVEEREGEDEDEDDDGGGWITPSNIRQIQMDTGEWSPSENVTVGCVTTDFAMQNVLIQIGLKVLSVNGMLIKHTRNYILRCHACFKTTTNMNKAFCPHCGNNTLKKVAVTLREDGSMQMHFSSNPKVLNSKGKRYSVPLPQGGKHSSNPHLVEDQRFPQQRLSRKARVKTDVFDPDYIAGSSPFSEHDIYSRAAGLHLRDAQCGGGRRRSNPNASRKKFVKKK; this is encoded by the exons GAAATTGGTAAGAACATCTACACATTGAAGGATGTGGTGAATGAAATTCGggacaaacaaaccaaaaagaaCTTGGCATTCCTTCCCTACAAGCTCAACTTCAAAGAACCTTTCCCAGAACACCTCCGATTCG TGACCGAGTTTGCCAAGAAGACCGGAGATTATCCCAGCCTTTCAGCTACAGACATTAAGGTCTTGGCTTTGACGTACCAGCTGGAGCTGGAGAACTGTGGAGCTGCTCACTTGAAGAAAGAACCAGCAGTACAG GTGGAAGTACGCAGCACACAGAGACACCCGGAAGCTCCGGTGAACATCGCCGGATTCCATCTTCCTTCCAAa aaatCCTCAGCCAGCTCAGCGACTGATGATCAGCAGCCCGCAGCATCAAGTGAACATCCAGCTGCCGAGAGCGTGGAGTTTAACAGCTTCCAGTTTTGGAGAGACCCCATACCCAGCATCGACGACGACTTACTGAAACTGCTG GACGACTCAGAAAGCTCGGTCGCAGACGTTCAGCGTGACATGACGTCACGTGAAGCTCAGACCGCAGAGAGCTCGGAGTTTAACAGCTTCCAGTTTTGGAGAGATCCTTTACCCAGCATTGACGAGGAGTTATTAAAGTTGGTG GACGTGACGGAGAAAGTGCAGCGTGTGGATCTGACGAGGAACAAGGAACACGAGGACGATGATGgtgtggaggagagagagggtgaggatgaagatgaggatgatgacgGCGGAGGCTGGATCACTCCCAGTAACATCAGACAAATCCAGATGGACACTGGAGAATGGAGTCCGTCAGAAAACGTCACAGTGGGCTGTGTGACCACCGACTTTgcgatgcag aaCGTGTTGATTCagatcggcctgaaggtgctgTCGGTGAACGGCATGCTCATCAAACACACGAGAAACTACATCCTCCGCTGCCACGCATGCTTCAA GACTACAACAAATATGAACAAAGCTTTCTGTCCACATTGTGGCAACAACACGCTGAAGAAGGTGGCCGTGACGCTCAGGGAGGACGGCAGCATGCAGATGCACTTCTCCAGCAACCCCAAAGTGCTCAATTCTAAAGGAAAGAGG TACTCTGTTCCTTTGCCACAAGGTGGCAAACACTCCAGCAACCCTCACCTGGTGGAGGATCAGCGTTTCCCTCAGCAGCGACTCTCTCGAAAGGCACGTGTGAAGACGGACGTGTTCGACCCGGACTACATCGCCGGCAGCTCTCCGTTCTCGGAGCACGACATTTACAGCCGAGCGGCGGGTTTACACCTGCGGGACGCCCAGTGCGGAGGAGGGAGGCGGCGCAGTAACCCGAACGCCTCTCGCAAGAAATTCGTCAAGAAAAAGTGA
- the nob1 gene encoding RNA-binding protein NOB1 isoform X1, which translates to MVASMVEHVVADAGAFLKNAALHEIGKNIYTLKDVVNEIRDKQTKKNLAFLPYKLNFKEPFPEHLRFVTEFAKKTGDYPSLSATDIKVLALTYQLELENCGAAHLKKEPAVQVEVRSTQRHPEAPVNIAGFHLPSKQKSSASSATDDQQPAASSEHPAAESVEFNSFQFWRDPIPSIDDDLLKLLDDSESSVADVQRDMTSREAQTAESSEFNSFQFWRDPLPSIDEELLKLVDVTEKVQRVDLTRNKEHEDDDGVEEREGEDEDEDDDGGGWITPSNIRQIQMDTGEWSPSENVTVGCVTTDFAMQNVLIQIGLKVLSVNGMLIKHTRNYILRCHACFKTTTNMNKAFCPHCGNNTLKKVAVTLREDGSMQMHFSSNPKVLNSKGKRYSVPLPQGGKHSSNPHLVEDQRFPQQRLSRKARVKTDVFDPDYIAGSSPFSEHDIYSRAAGLHLRDAQCGGGRRRSNPNASRKKFVKKK; encoded by the exons GAAATTGGTAAGAACATCTACACATTGAAGGATGTGGTGAATGAAATTCGggacaaacaaaccaaaaagaaCTTGGCATTCCTTCCCTACAAGCTCAACTTCAAAGAACCTTTCCCAGAACACCTCCGATTCG TGACCGAGTTTGCCAAGAAGACCGGAGATTATCCCAGCCTTTCAGCTACAGACATTAAGGTCTTGGCTTTGACGTACCAGCTGGAGCTGGAGAACTGTGGAGCTGCTCACTTGAAGAAAGAACCAGCAGTACAG GTGGAAGTACGCAGCACACAGAGACACCCGGAAGCTCCGGTGAACATCGCCGGATTCCATCTTCCTTCCAAa cagaaatCCTCAGCCAGCTCAGCGACTGATGATCAGCAGCCCGCAGCATCAAGTGAACATCCAGCTGCCGAGAGCGTGGAGTTTAACAGCTTCCAGTTTTGGAGAGACCCCATACCCAGCATCGACGACGACTTACTGAAACTGCTG GACGACTCAGAAAGCTCGGTCGCAGACGTTCAGCGTGACATGACGTCACGTGAAGCTCAGACCGCAGAGAGCTCGGAGTTTAACAGCTTCCAGTTTTGGAGAGATCCTTTACCCAGCATTGACGAGGAGTTATTAAAGTTGGTG GACGTGACGGAGAAAGTGCAGCGTGTGGATCTGACGAGGAACAAGGAACACGAGGACGATGATGgtgtggaggagagagagggtgaggatgaagatgaggatgatgacgGCGGAGGCTGGATCACTCCCAGTAACATCAGACAAATCCAGATGGACACTGGAGAATGGAGTCCGTCAGAAAACGTCACAGTGGGCTGTGTGACCACCGACTTTgcgatgcag aaCGTGTTGATTCagatcggcctgaaggtgctgTCGGTGAACGGCATGCTCATCAAACACACGAGAAACTACATCCTCCGCTGCCACGCATGCTTCAA GACTACAACAAATATGAACAAAGCTTTCTGTCCACATTGTGGCAACAACACGCTGAAGAAGGTGGCCGTGACGCTCAGGGAGGACGGCAGCATGCAGATGCACTTCTCCAGCAACCCCAAAGTGCTCAATTCTAAAGGAAAGAGG TACTCTGTTCCTTTGCCACAAGGTGGCAAACACTCCAGCAACCCTCACCTGGTGGAGGATCAGCGTTTCCCTCAGCAGCGACTCTCTCGAAAGGCACGTGTGAAGACGGACGTGTTCGACCCGGACTACATCGCCGGCAGCTCTCCGTTCTCGGAGCACGACATTTACAGCCGAGCGGCGGGTTTACACCTGCGGGACGCCCAGTGCGGAGGAGGGAGGCGGCGCAGTAACCCGAACGCCTCTCGCAAGAAATTCGTCAAGAAAAAGTGA